A part of Pristiophorus japonicus isolate sPriJap1 chromosome 15, sPriJap1.hap1, whole genome shotgun sequence genomic DNA contains:
- the LOC139281127 gene encoding uncharacterized protein codes for MSWTPAEVTKVLPKEMKKRWNQLAEDYSAMVTTPRSGGQCKKKWQDLGQRKVAHSKRERTRTGGGLAILHPLTPLEDWVAALMGPAWRKATTTAQAGPTLEGEELEANPDEAEADTEDDSDADKPEEENIFQSHFLDQEHGGGGEREGQGDVMDEALTVVHTLEEVQVPPIEVPAPFLSGTSVGTFHGFSQSYAGDSSGDAVRQTQGPTVRACGSQWDAARHTQDEEGKESSTALS; via the exons atgagctggacaccagcagaggtcacaaaagttttaccaaaagaaatgaagaaacgctggaaccaacttgcagaagattactcagcaatggtgaccaccccgaggtctggaggccagtgcaaaaagaagtggcaggaccttggtcaa aggaaggtggcacacagcaaaagggaaagaactcgaacaggaggaggcctagcaattctgcacccactgacacccttggaagactgggtcgctgctttgatgggtcctgcctggagaaaagcaaccaccactgcacaagctgggcccacactcgagggagagg aacttgaggccaaccctgacgaggctgaagccgatacagaagatgattcagacgcggacaagcctgaagaggagaacatcttccaatcccactttctagaccaagagcatgggggtgggggtgagagagaggggcagggtgacgtgatggatgaagccctcactgttgtacacactctggaggaagtgcaggtgccgcccattgaggtaccagcccctttcctcagtggtacgagtgttggaacattccatggtttctcacagtcctatgctggggattccagtggggatgcagtgaggcaaacccaaggccccaccgtccgagcctgtgggtcccagtgggatgcagcgaggcacacccaggatgaggaggggaaggagagctcgactgcgctctcctga